One part of the Actinomyces howellii genome encodes these proteins:
- a CDS encoding tRNA (adenine-N1)-methyltransferase, producing the protein MTEHNRTPAEADDARAGFDADPSGGHGRDAVLPGPRGAGPVLPPRHATQEVLGQAGRRGPFRYGERVQVTDVKGAKNTFQLDPRGYFQSVRGSFHHRDVVGLDEGTVLTTDSGHELLLLRPLLADYVLSMPRGAQVVYAKDSGQVIAMGDIFPGARVLEAGVGSGALTMNLLSAVGESGHLLSIERRADFAQIAASNVDSWFGRHHPAWELRTGDFAEVTAHHVPDASVDRVVLDMLAPWENIEESARVLVPGGLFLAYVATTTQLSRTVEALRHSLLFTEPESWESMVRTWNVDGLSVRPDHRMVAHTGFLLTARRLAAGSRPLTRKRPPARGAYDDAGYWEPQDVRERTSTDRKVRRVLRDCLAKQPQDRTPVLPGTPDEHGEDTTRTNEHD; encoded by the coding sequence ATGACTGAGCACAACAGGACACCGGCGGAGGCGGACGACGCGAGGGCCGGCTTCGACGCAGACCCCTCAGGGGGCCACGGGAGGGATGCCGTGCTGCCGGGACCCCGGGGGGCAGGACCCGTTCTCCCGCCTCGCCACGCCACCCAGGAGGTTCTCGGGCAGGCCGGGCGCCGCGGGCCGTTCCGTTACGGCGAGCGGGTTCAGGTCACTGACGTCAAGGGCGCCAAGAACACCTTCCAGCTCGACCCCCGCGGCTACTTCCAGTCGGTGCGCGGGTCCTTCCACCACCGCGACGTCGTCGGCCTCGACGAGGGCACGGTGCTCACCACGGACTCGGGCCACGAGCTGCTCCTCCTGCGGCCCCTGCTGGCCGACTACGTCCTGTCCATGCCCCGGGGCGCGCAGGTGGTCTACGCCAAGGACTCCGGCCAGGTCATCGCCATGGGTGACATCTTCCCCGGTGCCCGCGTCCTGGAGGCCGGGGTCGGCTCGGGGGCGCTCACCATGAACCTGCTCAGCGCCGTCGGCGAGTCGGGCCACCTGCTCAGTATTGAGCGGCGGGCCGACTTCGCGCAGATCGCCGCCTCCAACGTCGACTCCTGGTTCGGGCGCCACCACCCGGCCTGGGAGCTGCGCACCGGCGACTTCGCCGAGGTGACCGCCCACCACGTCCCGGACGCCAGCGTGGACCGCGTCGTGCTCGACATGCTCGCTCCCTGGGAGAACATCGAGGAGTCCGCCCGCGTGCTCGTACCAGGCGGGCTCTTCCTGGCCTACGTGGCCACCACCACCCAGCTCTCTCGCACCGTCGAGGCCCTGCGCCACAGCCTCCTGTTCACCGAGCCCGAGTCCTGGGAGTCGATGGTGCGCACGTGGAACGTTGACGGGCTGTCGGTGCGCCCCGACCACCGCATGGTCGCCCACACCGGCTTCCTGCTCACCGCCCGGCGCCTGGCGGCCGGATCGAGGCCCTTGACCCGCAAGCGCCCACCTGCCCGGGGTGCCTACGACGACGCCGGCTACTGGGAACCCCAGGACGTGCGCGAACGCACGAGCACCGACCGCAAGGTCCGTCGCGTGCTGCGCGACTGCCTGGCCAAGCAGCCGCAGGACCGGACCCCCGTGCTGCCCGGTACCCCTGATGAGCACGGGGAGGACACGACGAGGACGAACGAGCATGACTGA
- a CDS encoding class I SAM-dependent methyltransferase — MPGRYAHYFADNRANWDDRAAFHEASGYGIDDLLSDPGRITSEVSQDLPYLGDLSGLDVIHLQCHLGLDTISLARLGAARVIGLDLSPQSLARARSLADRAGADIEFVESNVYDARSAVVGEVDLVYTTLGVLCWLPDVAAWADVVASLLRPGGRILLRDDHPMSMAVGDDTTCGLTLHEPYFQQAEPMTWDDDGSYVEAPEGTAPVAHTRHHQWNHSVGQILTALIAAGLVIDEVIETRHSSWCRWPELMEPCAQGYRLADPAHRDLLPLQLLVRAHRPVDA; from the coding sequence ATGCCTGGCAGATATGCCCACTACTTCGCGGACAACCGTGCCAACTGGGACGACCGCGCCGCCTTTCACGAGGCCAGCGGTTACGGCATCGACGATCTCCTGTCCGACCCCGGGCGCATCACCTCGGAGGTCTCCCAGGACCTGCCCTACCTGGGCGATCTGAGCGGGCTCGACGTCATTCACCTCCAGTGCCATCTGGGCCTGGACACGATCTCTCTGGCACGACTGGGCGCTGCGCGCGTCATCGGCCTGGACCTGTCTCCGCAGTCGCTGGCGCGGGCCCGATCACTGGCCGACAGGGCGGGAGCCGACATCGAGTTCGTCGAGTCCAACGTCTACGACGCGCGCTCCGCCGTCGTCGGGGAGGTTGACCTGGTCTACACGACGCTCGGAGTGCTGTGCTGGCTGCCCGACGTTGCCGCGTGGGCCGACGTGGTGGCCTCCCTCCTGCGTCCAGGGGGCAGGATCCTCCTGCGCGACGACCACCCCATGTCCATGGCCGTGGGGGACGACACCACCTGCGGCCTGACCCTCCACGAGCCCTACTTCCAGCAGGCTGAGCCCATGACCTGGGACGACGACGGCTCCTACGTCGAGGCGCCCGAGGGGACCGCGCCGGTGGCTCACACCCGTCACCACCAGTGGAACCACTCGGTGGGGCAGATCCTCACCGCCCTCATCGCCGCGGGGCTCGTCATCGACGAGGTCATCGAGACCCGCCACTCGTCCTGGTGCCGTTGGCCCGAGCTCATGGAGCCCTGCGCGCAGGGCTACCGGTTGGCCGACCCTGCCCACCGTGACCTCCTCCCACTCCAGCTCCTCGTGCGCGCGCACCGTCCTGTGGACGCCTGA
- a CDS encoding IS256 family transposase codes for MTVTDEKTGPAGGRGVVEDLVASGGLDGLFERIDSGEVGLTGADGLLPALLKEALERGLQAELTEHLGYDKGEQAPVARGNARNGTTVKTISSEVGSFEIEVPRDRAGSFTPRLVRKGQRRMDGLDSMIISLYAGGMTVREIRHHLESTLGVELSVGTISRITDAVAEAVLDWQRRPLEEFYPVVYLDAIRVKVRVDHRVTTRSAHIAVGVDMDGIKHVLGIWVQAEEGASFWAHVCAELANRGVKDVLIVCCDGLTGLPEAIEATWPDSMVQTCVVHLIRASMRFVAYQDRKKVAAALKQVYAAPSEEAALEALAAFSSSPLGDKYPETVATWDRAWERFTPFLAFPPMLRRVIYTTNSIESLNYQLRKISKNRGHFPSDEAAVKLLWLAICNIEDKRARERDKDRNLPADKRKAKPRVVEGRITTNWKQALAQLATAYPDRINPHL; via the coding sequence ATGACTGTGACTGATGAGAAGACTGGTCCTGCTGGTGGGCGGGGCGTGGTTGAGGATCTTGTTGCCTCGGGTGGCTTGGACGGGTTGTTCGAGCGGATCGACTCGGGTGAGGTGGGGTTGACGGGCGCCGACGGGCTGCTGCCGGCCCTGCTCAAGGAGGCCCTGGAGCGGGGTCTGCAGGCTGAGCTGACGGAGCATCTTGGCTACGACAAGGGCGAGCAGGCGCCGGTGGCTCGTGGCAACGCCCGCAACGGCACCACGGTCAAGACGATCAGCTCTGAGGTCGGCTCGTTCGAGATCGAGGTCCCCCGCGACAGGGCCGGCAGCTTCACGCCGCGGCTGGTCAGGAAGGGGCAGCGGCGGATGGACGGTCTGGACTCGATGATCATCAGCCTGTACGCCGGTGGTATGACGGTGCGCGAGATCCGCCACCACCTGGAGTCCACGCTCGGTGTGGAGCTGTCGGTGGGGACGATCAGCAGGATCACGGACGCCGTGGCCGAGGCGGTCCTGGACTGGCAGCGCCGCCCGCTGGAGGAGTTCTACCCGGTGGTCTACCTCGACGCGATCCGCGTCAAGGTCCGCGTCGACCACAGGGTCACCACCCGCTCGGCCCACATCGCCGTGGGTGTGGACATGGACGGGATCAAGCACGTCCTGGGTATCTGGGTCCAGGCCGAGGAGGGCGCCTCGTTCTGGGCGCACGTGTGCGCCGAGCTGGCCAACAGGGGCGTCAAGGACGTGCTGATCGTGTGCTGTGACGGGCTGACCGGCCTGCCCGAGGCGATCGAGGCGACCTGGCCCGACTCCATGGTCCAGACCTGCGTGGTGCACCTGATCCGTGCCTCCATGAGGTTCGTGGCCTACCAGGACCGTAAGAAGGTCGCCGCTGCTCTCAAGCAGGTCTACGCCGCCCCCAGTGAGGAGGCCGCCCTGGAGGCCCTGGCGGCCTTCAGCAGCTCTCCCCTGGGGGACAAGTACCCCGAGACGGTGGCGACCTGGGACAGGGCGTGGGAGCGTTTCACCCCGTTCCTGGCGTTCCCGCCGATGCTGCGCCGGGTCATCTACACGACCAACAGCATCGAGTCGCTCAACTACCAGCTACGCAAGATCTCCAAGAACCGGGGCCACTTCCCCAGCGACGAGGCCGCTGTCAAGCTGCTGTGGCTGGCGATCTGCAACATCGAGGACAAGCGGGCACGAGAACGCGACAAGGACAGGAACCTGCCCGCGGACAAGCGCAAGGCCAAGCCACGCGTGGTCGAGGGCCGGATCACCACCAACTGGAAACAAGCCCTCGCCCAGCTCGCCACCGCCTACCCCGACCGAATCAACCCCCACCTCTGA
- a CDS encoding helix-turn-helix domain-containing protein, whose product MVRGTGHGRRLGAQGRGAIAAGLARGDSLASIARFLGVAVSTVSREVAAGGGRQGRVQWSV is encoded by the coding sequence ATGGTCCGGGGTACCGGGCACGGCAGGCGTCTGGGGGCTCAGGGGCGCGGCGCGATCGCTGCGGGCCTGGCCAGGGGTGATTCCCTGGCCTCGATCGCCCGGTTCCTGGGGGTGGCTGTCTCCACGGTCAGCCGCGAGGTCGCTGCCGGCGGGGGCCGGCAGGGGCGTGTTCAATGGTCTGTGTAA